One window of Medicago truncatula cultivar Jemalong A17 chromosome 2, MtrunA17r5.0-ANR, whole genome shotgun sequence genomic DNA carries:
- the LOC25486880 gene encoding DEAD-box ATP-dependent RNA helicase 47B, translating to MEVSKNKAKFLVLVGESFPMRRALLNSRFAWFHSSVKCLNKHDSLTLSSVGFESEIEPKITSEENKVKPLGLSSSEGFKVKRKPFGISEKKSVRIKERKEIENAPFAAKSFSELGIPEVLIERLGKEGFNVPTDVQSAAVPTILKNRDVIIQSYTGSGKTLAYLLPILSVIGPLKGENNEGGGDGGESGKKLGVEAVIVAPSRELGMQIVREFEKILGMENRKVVQQLVGGANRTRQEEALKKNKPAIVVGTPGRIAELSASGKLRAHGCQYLVLDEVDELLSFNFREDMHRLLEHVGRRSGADHNSKAKKTERQLIMVSATVPFSVVRAAKSWGSDPLLVQAKKIVPLETLSPEPVKLSPSSSSTPSVPSKAVVESLPPALKHYYCVVRLQHKVDTLRRCIHALDAKFVIVFMNHTKQLKDVVFKLEARGVKAAELHGDLGKLGRSTTLKKFKNGEVRVLVTNELSARGLDVAECDLVVNLDLPTDSIHYAHRAGRTGRLGRNGTVLTICEESEVFVVRKLKKQLEIPIACCNFVEGKLTITEEENALRSTS from the exons ATGGaagtttcaaaaaataaag CAAAGTTTCTTGTACTTGTTGGAGAATCATTTCCTATGAGAAGGGCTTTGTTGAATTCTAGATTTGCTTGGTTTCATAGTAGTGTGAAATGTTTGAACAAACATGATTCTTTGACCCTTTCAAGCGTTGGTTTTGAAAGTGAAATTGAGCCAAAGATTACAAGTGAAGAAAACAAGGTTAAGCCGTTAGGTTTATCTTCTTCTGAGGGTTTCAAGGTGAAAAGAAAACCCTTTGGAATTAGTGAGAAGAAAAGTGTTAGGattaaagagagaaaagaaatagaGAATGCCCCTTTTGCTGCTAAGTCGTTTTCGGAACTCGGTATTCCGGAAGTGTTGATTGAGAGGTTAGGAAAAGAGGGTTTTAATGTTCCGACTGATGTTCAGTCTGCTGCGGTGCCTACCATTTTGAAGAACCGTGATGTGATAATTCAGTCGTATACGGGTTCGGGGAAGACACTGGCTTATCTGCTTCCTATATTGTCTGTTATTGGGCCGCTGAAAGGTGAAAATAATGAAGGGGGAGGTGATGGTGGTGAGTCTGGGAAGAAATTGGGAGTAGAAGCGGTGATTGTTGCTCCTTCGAGGGAGCTTGGAATGCAGATAGTTAGGGAGTTTGAGAAGATATTGGGAATGGAAAACAGGAAAGTGGTTCAGCAGCTTGTGGGAGGTGCGAACCGAACCAGGCAGGAAGAAGCCCTTAAGAAAAACAAACCTGCTATTGTTGTTGGTACGCCTGGTAGGATAGCCGAGCTTAGTGCAAGTGGGAAACTTCGTGCTCATGGCTGTCAATACTTGGTATTAGATGAAGTTGACGAGCTCCTTTCGTTCAATTTTCGGGAAGACATGCACAGGTTATTGGAGCATGTTGGGAGGAGATCGGGTGCAGACCATAACTCAAAAGCTAAAAAAACCGAGCGTCAGTTAATTATGGTTTCTGCAACTGTGCCTTTTTCGGTTGTAAGGGCAGCTAAAAGCTGGGGTTCTGACCCACTTCTTGTTCAAGCTAAGAAAATTGTACCGCTGGAAACTTTGTCACCTGAGCCTGTCAAATTGTCACCGAGCTCGAGTTCTACCCCATCTGTGCCCTCTAAGGCTGTGGTAGAGAGTCTACCTCCAGCATTGAAACACTATTACTGTGTAGTGAGGTTGCAGCACAAAGTTGATACATTGAGAAGGTGTATTCATGCACTGGATGCCAAATTCGTGATAGTTTTCATGAACCATACTAAGCAGTTAAAGGATGTTGTCTTCAAGCTGGAAGCCCGTGGAGTGAAAGCCGCAGAGTTACACGGGGATCTTGGGAAGCTTGGTAGGTCGACAACTCTGAAGAAGTTTAAGAATGGTGAGGTTAGAGTTCTTGTGACTAACGAATTATCAGCAAGAGGTTTGGATGTGGCAGAATGTGATCTTGTGGTAAACCTGGACTTACCGACAGATTCTATTCACTATGCACACCGAGCTGGTCGAACTGGTCGGCTTGGTAGGAATGGTACTGTGCTGACCATATGTGAAGAGTCAGAGGTTTTTGTTGTGAGAAAATTGAAGAAGCAACTTGAAATACCGATTGCTTGCTGTAATTTCGTTGAGGGAAAGCTTACTATCACTGAAGAAGAGAATGCACTGAGAAGCACTTCTTGA